In Stegostoma tigrinum isolate sSteTig4 chromosome 7, sSteTig4.hap1, whole genome shotgun sequence, one genomic interval encodes:
- the c1ql2 gene encoding complement C1q-like protein 2, whose product MVLILLVIIPTLVHSSRAAAHYEMLGTCRMICDPYNSNPSNTAVEAMRDFSAIPSPPFIQGPKGEPGRTGKPGPRGPPGEPGPPGPRGPPGERGDPVKDVYPALNGAAGQVTGALSSTAITSPKIAFYVGLKSPHEGYEVLKFDDVVTNLGNYYDSTTGKFTCAVPGIYFFTYHVLMRGGDGTSMWADLCKNGQVRASAIAQDADQNYDYASNSVVLHLDSGDEIYVKLDGGKAHGGNNNKYSTFSGFILYPD is encoded by the exons ATGGTGCTGATCCTGCTTGTGATTATCCCCACGCTGGTCCACAGTTCGAGAGCTGCAGCTCACTATGAGATGCTGGGAACATGTAGGATGATCTGTGATCCTTACaactccaaccccagcaacacgGCTGTGGAAGCTATGCGGGATTTCAGCGCTATCCCTTCACCGCCCTTCATCCAAGGACCGAAAGGGGAACCTGGACGGACGGGAAAGCCTGGCCCACGCGGTCCTCCGGGCGAGCCCGGTCCCCCGGGTCCAAGGGGTCCACCGGGGGAGAGGGGTGACCCGGTTAAGGACGTGTACCCGGCGCTGAATGGGGCGGCGGGGCAGGTGACTGGGGCGCTGAGCAGCACCGCCATCACTAGTCCGAAGATCGCCTTCTATGTCGGTTTAAAGAGCCCCCATGAAGGATATGAAGTGCTCAAGTTTGACGATGTGGTCACAAATTTAGGAAATTACTACGATTCCACCACCGGAAAGTTTACGTGCGCTGTACCCGGGATCTACTTCTTCACGTACCATGTCCTCATGAGAGGAGGTGACGGGACCAGTATGTGGGCAGATCTCTGCAAAAACGGCCAG GTTCGTGCCAGTGCGATTGCCCAGGACGCAGACCAGAACTACGATTACGCCAGTAACAGTGTGGTGCTTCATCTGGACTCTGGGGATGAAATTTATGTCAAACTAGACGGTGGTAAAGCACACGGCGGCAACAATAACAAATACAGCACCTTCTCTGGTTTCATTTTATACCCAGATTAA